The following are encoded together in the Desulfobacterales bacterium genome:
- a CDS encoding methyltransferase: protein MPQNPSRILELASVFYDSCVLFTASDLGIFSKLSELNSATADTLAKALSLNPRGTRLIMDGCVAVGLLEKTGELYQNSSLSNTFLVPGKPGDLSEAIRYNRDVYAAWGNLAQLVKTGNPVEKPQLHLGTNESRTRTFVLSMHARALWMGRALIPLMNLKDRKRLLDVGGGPGTFSVLLAQTYPNLDCTVLDLPDIVKIAEELIELQRMSRRVHTLPGDYHTSAFPGNNDVVNILGVLHQESPESIQQILKKAHDALIPGGLIHVLDVMTDATHTSPKFSALFAVNMALTTDNGWVFSDLELKKWLTDAGFVQIAVQTLPAPMPHWLVSARKAS from the coding sequence ATGCCACAAAACCCCAGCCGAATTCTGGAGTTGGCCAGTGTCTTTTATGATTCGTGCGTGTTGTTTACCGCTTCAGATCTGGGCATCTTCAGCAAATTATCCGAATTGAATTCCGCCACCGCTGACACGCTCGCAAAGGCACTCTCCCTCAACCCCCGCGGCACCCGCCTGATAATGGATGGTTGTGTGGCTGTGGGCCTTCTGGAAAAAACGGGCGAATTGTATCAAAACAGCTCTCTTAGCAATACCTTTCTCGTGCCCGGCAAACCGGGCGATCTTTCGGAAGCCATTCGGTATAATCGTGATGTCTATGCCGCCTGGGGAAATCTCGCCCAACTCGTTAAAACCGGCAATCCGGTGGAAAAGCCGCAACTTCATTTGGGCACCAATGAAAGCCGTACGAGAACCTTTGTGCTGTCGATGCATGCCAGGGCCCTGTGGATGGGGCGAGCCCTGATACCGCTGATGAACCTCAAAGACAGGAAACGGCTATTGGATGTAGGCGGCGGCCCCGGAACTTTTTCTGTCCTGCTCGCGCAGACATACCCCAATTTAGACTGTACTGTCCTGGATCTGCCGGATATCGTAAAAATTGCCGAAGAGTTGATCGAGCTGCAACGCATGAGCCGTCGCGTACACACCCTGCCCGGAGATTATCACACGAGCGCGTTTCCAGGGAATAATGACGTGGTGAATATTTTAGGGGTCCTGCACCAGGAATCCCCTGAATCAATCCAACAAATCCTTAAAAAGGCCCATGATGCGCTGATTCCCGGCGGCTTGATTCACGTATTGGATGTCATGACCGATGCCACGCATACCTCCCCCAAATTTTCCGCTCTTTTCGCCGTAAATATGGCGCTTACCACTGATAATGGGTGGGTATTTTCGGACCTGGAGCTAAAAAAGTGGCTTACAGACGCGGGCTTTGTTCAAATAGCGGTTCAGACATTACCCGCGCCCATGCCGCACTGGCTCGTATCGGCACGCAAGGCATCCTAA
- a CDS encoding prenyltransferase/squalene oxidase repeat-containing protein, producing MLKKMLVFILIAGIFSITTTCLGAEEQPIRLITSFNSSSHLSLLNESKHTLEQAHEFLLKSQLPNGSWNDNPAITALVLYSFLLQPIYNPGEKSEPAIANGFKYLESFVKPDGAIYKEEYRNYMTAVCLLAFAESKMEKYATIIDNAKKFLIKFQLDEDEGVAKDHPFYGGIGYGGDDRPDLSNTQFALDAIKAAEDYEARYTKLAPQNKDQMEKDEAELGLHWKKALVFLARCQNVKSVNDMPYAVDDGGFIYETGTYKKERSHSYGSMTYAGVKSLLYAKVDKNDIRVKSAVSWIQNNYTLDENPGFGQDALYYYYMTFAKCLDALGEDVIEDSKGVKHPWREELIKKLISMQHEEGYWVHTHARYLHNVKDLVTAYAIISIKYSLNNMIEKKV from the coding sequence ATGTTAAAGAAGATGCTCGTATTTATACTCATTGCCGGAATCTTTTCCATCACAACCACCTGCCTTGGAGCTGAAGAACAACCCATCCGGCTGATCACTTCGTTCAACTCCTCTTCGCATCTTTCCTTGTTGAATGAATCCAAACACACCCTGGAACAGGCGCATGAATTTTTACTGAAATCCCAGTTGCCGAACGGTTCCTGGAACGACAACCCGGCCATTACCGCGCTGGTGCTCTATTCCTTTTTGCTGCAGCCGATCTATAATCCGGGCGAAAAAAGCGAGCCCGCCATTGCAAATGGATTTAAATACCTGGAGAGCTTTGTCAAGCCCGATGGCGCCATATATAAGGAGGAATACCGAAATTATATGACCGCCGTCTGCCTGCTTGCCTTTGCAGAAAGCAAAATGGAAAAATACGCGACTATCATTGACAACGCAAAAAAGTTTTTGATTAAATTTCAATTGGATGAGGATGAAGGGGTTGCCAAGGACCACCCCTTTTACGGCGGCATTGGTTATGGTGGTGATGACCGGCCCGATCTGTCCAACACCCAGTTCGCTTTGGACGCCATCAAAGCAGCGGAAGATTATGAAGCCCGTTACACCAAGCTTGCGCCCCAAAATAAGGATCAGATGGAAAAAGATGAGGCCGAGCTGGGATTGCATTGGAAAAAAGCCCTGGTATTTTTAGCCCGCTGCCAAAATGTCAAATCGGTCAATGATATGCCCTACGCAGTGGATGACGGCGGTTTTATCTATGAAACAGGCACTTATAAAAAAGAGCGCAGCCACTCCTATGGTTCCATGACCTATGCGGGCGTCAAAAGCCTTCTCTATGCAAAGGTTGACAAAAACGATATTCGGGTTAAATCTGCTGTGTCCTGGATTCAAAACAATTATACGCTGGATGAAAACCCCGGCTTCGGCCAGGATGCCTTGTATTATTATTATATGACCTTCGCCAAATGTCTTGATGCGCTCGGAGAGGATGTCATCGAAGACAGCAAGGGTGTCAAGCACCCCTGGCGGGAGGAATTAATTAAAAAACTCATCTCGATGCAACATGAGGAGGGGTATTGGGTGCATACACACGCGCGCTATTTACACAATGTGAAGGATCTGGTAACCGCCTACGCGATCATCAGCATCAAGTATTCGCTCAACAACATGATTGAAAAAAAAGTATGA
- a CDS encoding YdjY domain-containing protein, translated as MHKLKICFFFLLISLFVTPVIGAKAKNAGSSEDPNLIRLNNIEINKKTKEVRIKAQLAIKEGILEYFLVGNEGKTYESVLKITGNKPSELNFALLLIGCKPMNFEKMINLIRESDGTAQLLKDYQESLIELEIIDDGRKVDMQHLMRNRENTKDPLLWVYTGGIFIPDHGYAGDLELSYISVWPDPTTVINLFSKVKNPYSGNFGFEVNKDHSDLKIDQNFEIIIRRR; from the coding sequence GTGCATAAATTAAAAATTTGTTTTTTCTTTTTATTGATTTCCCTGTTCGTCACCCCGGTTATCGGTGCGAAAGCAAAAAATGCGGGCAGCTCGGAAGATCCGAATCTTATTCGATTAAACAATATCGAAATTAACAAAAAAACAAAAGAGGTGAGAATAAAAGCCCAACTTGCCATCAAAGAAGGGATTTTAGAATATTTTCTAGTCGGAAATGAGGGAAAGACCTATGAGAGCGTACTGAAAATTACTGGTAACAAACCATCCGAACTGAATTTCGCACTGCTGCTCATCGGGTGCAAACCGATGAATTTTGAAAAAATGATCAACTTAATTCGCGAGAGCGATGGGACAGCGCAATTACTGAAAGATTACCAAGAAAGCTTGATAGAGCTTGAAATTATAGATGACGGCAGAAAAGTGGACATGCAGCATTTGATGCGAAACCGTGAAAACACCAAAGATCCTTTGCTCTGGGTCTATACGGGGGGCATTTTTATACCGGACCACGGTTATGCCGGTGACCTGGAATTGAGTTACATCAGTGTCTGGCCGGACCCCACAACAGTCATCAACCTGTTCTCAAAGGTAAAGAATCCATATAGCGGCAATTTCGGTTTTGAAGTCAATAAAGACCATAGCGACTTAAAAATAGATCAAAATTTTGAAATAATCATCAGGAGACGATAG
- a CDS encoding sigma-54 dependent transcriptional regulator, which produces MTRILVIDDEEMIRIAFEAFLKDEGYLPLSAGDSENALEQIKTHQPEIVFLDYRLPGGDGLDLLKEIRSVAPGIAIVFMTAFGAMDVAIKAMQLGAYEYLSKPLDLEKIQAIINRIIDGKKSLALSGTENFQVTPSALGQIIGNGPAMQEVFKMIGLLTTQDVTVLITGESGVGKEMVAGAIHANSPRKNKAFVAVNCGAMPENLLEAEMFGYERGAFTGAENRKLGKFEIADGGTIFLDEIGEMQFSLQVKLLRVLQEKVFERIGGNTPIQTNARVIAATNKDLFEEVVAGRFRKDLFYRIHLINVHLPPLRERREDIPLLVDHFIQKGNIELNRRIRGLTKEALKRLTKYDWPGNVRELENQIKRAMVISREDILPEYAFDLNSAHSPGANESSLDQLDRATRDHFEMVIKSDAPTASIFDSVVGSVEKTLIREALHRTNQNQAHAAQLLGLHRSTLRKKCKDYEI; this is translated from the coding sequence ATGACACGAATTCTGGTGATAGATGATGAAGAGATGATTCGTATCGCTTTTGAAGCGTTTCTTAAAGACGAAGGTTACCTTCCCCTATCGGCGGGAGATTCGGAAAATGCGCTGGAACAAATTAAAACCCATCAACCAGAGATTGTTTTCCTTGATTATCGTCTTCCGGGCGGGGACGGGCTTGATCTTCTCAAAGAAATCCGCTCAGTGGCGCCGGGAATCGCCATTGTTTTCATGACGGCTTTCGGCGCCATGGATGTTGCGATAAAAGCCATGCAGTTAGGCGCCTATGAGTATCTGAGCAAACCCTTGGACCTTGAAAAAATTCAAGCCATCATCAACCGCATCATAGATGGAAAAAAATCGCTTGCGTTAAGCGGTACAGAAAATTTTCAGGTTACCCCTTCCGCATTGGGACAAATCATCGGCAACGGCCCGGCCATGCAGGAAGTTTTTAAAATGATCGGCCTGCTGACCACTCAGGATGTCACCGTGCTCATCACGGGGGAAAGTGGTGTCGGAAAAGAAATGGTTGCCGGCGCAATTCATGCAAACAGTCCTCGAAAAAATAAGGCGTTCGTGGCCGTCAATTGCGGCGCCATGCCGGAGAACCTTTTAGAAGCCGAAATGTTCGGTTACGAGCGGGGTGCTTTTACCGGAGCTGAAAATCGCAAATTGGGTAAATTTGAAATCGCCGACGGGGGAACCATCTTCCTGGATGAGATCGGTGAAATGCAGTTTTCCCTCCAAGTCAAATTGCTGAGAGTGCTTCAGGAAAAGGTTTTTGAAAGGATCGGCGGCAACACGCCCATACAGACCAACGCGAGAGTTATTGCCGCCACCAACAAGGATTTATTCGAGGAAGTGGTTGCGGGCCGGTTTAGAAAAGATTTATTTTACCGTATTCATCTGATTAATGTTCACCTGCCCCCCCTCAGAGAGCGACGCGAGGATATTCCGCTTCTGGTCGATCATTTCATCCAGAAAGGAAATATTGAATTAAACCGTAGAATCAGAGGCTTAACCAAAGAAGCCCTGAAGCGCCTGACCAAATATGACTGGCCGGGCAATGTCAGAGAGCTTGAAAACCAGATCAAACGCGCCATGGTGATTTCCAGAGAGGATATTCTCCCCGAATATGCTTTTGACCTGAATTCCGCACATTCTCCGGGGGCAAATGAATCATCATTGGATCAATTGGACCGTGCGACACGCGATCATTTTGAGATGGTGATAAAAAGCGATGCGCCCACCGCATCGATTTTCGATAGTGTTGTCGGATCTGTTGAAAAGACATTGATCCGGGAAGCGCTTCACCGGACCAACCAGAACCAGGCCCACGCAGCGCAGCTTCTGGGGCTGCATCGCTCGACATTGCGAAAAAAATGCAAGGACTATGAAATTTAA
- a CDS encoding ATP-binding protein, producing the protein MSRNAFSFRPKRILYRIILPFTLLFGITSIFSWLFSAYIITRYLDQSLRSQMEQVAGAVSKSSYILNPAILRQIKEIIKSDIVLFDKNGLVIRSTFLTQNHSDALHASIKEYAKNPFKEKDFDFKGVSYRTIVKPLVLPDPGPVFLSIWMPKHDMAQLRTGIIVGLGGISLFGMLMLALVAYMIAKTITAPVEALANVTGKIARGDLSERADINSSDEIGSLAASFNHMLDQVKAFEVKLVASEKQATAGQMAAGLAHEIRNPLTSIKMFGQVLQKRLNDRPDDQKTFLLLVKEIDRLDRIIQEMIERASPSELHLERHNPNEVLTEVIQLAEQSLHAQRIRIQKNLTPDLPEVLMDHEKIKGVIWNLVLNAKDAMPKGGDLALSTRIDNSDFVEIAIEDAGTGFLDEDKERLFQPFFTTKPEGMGLGLAISRTIIEKHGGLLKLENRVEGGTKASIWLPVNGK; encoded by the coding sequence ATGAGTCGGAATGCGTTCAGTTTCAGGCCGAAACGAATTCTTTATCGTATCATTCTGCCCTTTACACTTTTGTTTGGAATCACCTCCATTTTCTCCTGGCTGTTTTCAGCATACATCATCACGCGCTATTTAGACCAAAGCCTTAGATCACAAATGGAACAGGTTGCCGGCGCCGTTTCAAAATCCAGCTATATTTTAAACCCGGCTATCTTGCGTCAAATAAAAGAGATCATTAAATCGGATATCGTCCTTTTCGATAAAAACGGACTTGTGATCAGAAGCACCTTCCTGACACAGAATCACTCAGATGCTCTCCACGCATCCATTAAAGAATATGCGAAAAATCCGTTTAAAGAAAAGGATTTTGATTTCAAGGGGGTAAGCTATCGAACCATTGTCAAGCCCCTTGTCCTGCCGGATCCCGGTCCCGTTTTTCTCTCCATCTGGATGCCGAAGCACGACATGGCGCAGTTACGTACCGGGATCATCGTCGGCCTTGGCGGCATCTCTCTGTTCGGAATGCTGATGTTGGCGCTTGTCGCCTATATGATAGCCAAAACCATCACCGCCCCTGTGGAAGCGCTTGCCAACGTTACCGGGAAAATTGCAAGAGGGGATCTCAGTGAAAGGGCGGATATCAACAGCAGCGATGAAATCGGCAGCCTGGCGGCTTCCTTCAATCATATGCTTGACCAGGTTAAAGCCTTCGAAGTCAAATTGGTCGCCTCTGAAAAACAGGCCACAGCAGGCCAAATGGCCGCAGGTCTGGCGCATGAAATCCGAAACCCATTAACAAGTATCAAAATGTTCGGACAAGTGCTTCAAAAACGACTGAACGACCGGCCCGATGATCAAAAAACTTTTCTGTTGCTGGTAAAGGAAATCGACCGGCTGGATCGTATTATTCAAGAGATGATTGAAAGAGCAAGCCCCAGTGAGCTGCACCTTGAACGGCATAATCCAAATGAGGTGCTAACTGAAGTAATCCAACTGGCAGAGCAGAGCCTTCACGCGCAACGCATCAGAATTCAAAAAAACCTCACACCCGATCTTCCCGAAGTATTAATGGACCACGAGAAGATTAAGGGTGTCATATGGAATCTTGTATTAAATGCCAAGGACGCTATGCCAAAGGGCGGGGACCTCGCCCTTTCGACGCGGATTGATAACAGTGATTTTGTTGAAATCGCCATAGAAGACGCAGGTACGGGATTTCTTGATGAGGATAAAGAGCGGCTTTTCCAACCTTTTTTTACCACCAAGCCGGAAGGCATGGGACTGGGACTTGCCATCAGCCGTACGATCATAGAAAAACATGGTGGCCTCCTTAAACTGGAAAACCGCGTCGAAGGTGGAACAAAAGCCTCGATCTGGTTACCTGTTAACGGGAAGTAA
- a CDS encoding radical SAM protein, whose amino-acid sequence MTATLSHLAQQYPALPAAVVMKTALLSLGVKFDPLMLEAAKTALPDFRPHCLPDGTAVEVPYLMNLDSGSLVRLRCREESPFTIARHEGKNFLLLDEGAPFISFTFADRPIWHSHTASDGTPLNACGLNQHGDMMVLNLTPACEYWSTPMESTGLTGAPSKGSYRCAFCGYGLPDARSRALGQKEGQSEIPSIILQHAAEAVSKGIAAGARHLYLTGGSMTDPELEADRYLNIVRGLRDVSKDIYLAVGSQALPPGRLKEFKEAGADGVCFNLEVWDRKIWERVCPGKARFFGRDMWEASLVKAVSIFGENNVHSAFVIGAEMVLDDTLKDSEAALRSNLEGARWLLSRGIHPILSLFWPFVGTDMEGTAGPDLHFLLRLFAGVHELRLALNKPFPGNLSCKRCLYMQVEGDFV is encoded by the coding sequence GTGACTGCGACACTATCTCATCTTGCTCAGCAATATCCCGCACTGCCAGCCGCGGTGGTGATGAAAACGGCGCTGTTATCATTGGGTGTAAAGTTTGATCCGCTGATGCTTGAAGCCGCCAAGACGGCCCTCCCCGACTTTCGGCCTCATTGCTTACCGGACGGAACTGCGGTGGAAGTGCCCTATCTGATGAACCTTGACAGCGGATCTCTCGTTAGGCTGCGGTGTCGTGAAGAAAGCCCCTTTACGATTGCGCGTCATGAGGGGAAAAACTTTCTGCTTTTGGACGAGGGAGCCCCCTTTATTTCATTCACTTTTGCGGATCGCCCCATCTGGCATAGCCATACCGCGTCTGACGGCACGCCGTTAAATGCATGCGGCTTGAATCAGCACGGGGATATGATGGTGCTCAACCTGACGCCTGCCTGTGAATACTGGAGTACGCCGATGGAAAGTACCGGTTTAACCGGCGCACCCTCCAAAGGTTCCTATCGATGTGCTTTCTGTGGTTACGGGCTCCCTGATGCGCGCAGCCGCGCCCTGGGTCAAAAAGAGGGACAATCGGAAATTCCTTCAATCATATTGCAGCATGCTGCGGAAGCGGTTTCTAAGGGGATAGCGGCCGGAGCCAGACACCTTTACCTTACCGGCGGCTCCATGACCGACCCGGAATTGGAAGCGGATCGCTACCTGAATATTGTCCGCGGCCTCCGCGATGTCTCAAAAGATATTTATCTTGCCGTCGGCTCTCAGGCGCTACCCCCCGGACGCCTGAAAGAATTTAAGGAAGCCGGCGCCGATGGGGTCTGCTTTAACTTGGAGGTATGGGATCGAAAGATATGGGAGCGCGTGTGCCCCGGTAAGGCCAGGTTCTTCGGTCGTGATATGTGGGAGGCCTCCCTTGTGAAAGCGGTATCGATTTTCGGAGAAAACAACGTACACAGTGCCTTTGTCATCGGCGCTGAAATGGTTCTCGACGACACATTGAAAGATTCGGAAGCCGCCCTTCGGTCTAATCTCGAAGGCGCCCGGTGGCTCCTTTCCCGCGGCATCCATCCCATTCTGTCGCTCTTCTGGCCTTTTGTGGGCACGGATATGGAAGGGACGGCCGGTCCGGATCTGCATTTTCTGCTGCGCTTATTTGCCGGCGTTCACGAATTGCGATTGGCGCTGAACAAACCCTTTCCGGGTAACCTTTCCTGCAAGCGCTGTCTGTATATGCAGGTGGAGGGAGACTTCGTATAG
- a CDS encoding VTT domain-containing protein, which translates to MRIFLKVVILTILLALLFLLGFILFGESLTTFFTQQKVSAWFVSIKSYAWLIGIGLLVSDLVLPIPATPIMAALGTVYGPWLGTLFGFAGSCLAGFSGYFIARCLGKGALKLIASETEIVQFQGFFNTWGGAAIIISRMTPILPEVMTILAGLSKMKIERFTLALSLGTLPTAFLYAYIGHAAKTEPVYAVIGATLLPLAIWPIYLKMTSKGK; encoded by the coding sequence ATGAGGATATTTCTTAAAGTCGTCATCTTGACGATCTTGCTTGCATTGCTGTTTCTTCTGGGATTTATCCTTTTCGGGGAAAGCCTGACCACGTTTTTTACCCAGCAAAAGGTGAGCGCCTGGTTTGTATCAATAAAGTCATATGCCTGGCTGATCGGAATTGGGCTTTTGGTTTCCGATCTTGTTTTACCCATTCCCGCTACACCCATAATGGCCGCGCTGGGGACCGTCTACGGCCCTTGGCTTGGCACTCTTTTTGGTTTCGCCGGTTCCTGTCTTGCCGGCTTTTCCGGTTATTTTATAGCCCGTTGTCTGGGTAAAGGCGCGTTGAAATTAATCGCTTCTGAAACTGAAATAGTTCAGTTTCAGGGATTTTTTAATACCTGGGGGGGCGCAGCGATCATTATCAGCCGAATGACCCCCATATTGCCTGAGGTAATGACGATTCTTGCCGGTTTATCCAAAATGAAAATCGAAAGGTTTACCTTGGCGCTGTCTTTGGGAACCTTACCCACAGCATTCCTGTATGCCTATATCGGGCACGCGGCCAAAACCGAACCGGTTTACGCCGTCATCGGCGCAACGCTTTTACCCTTGGCGATTTGGCCGATTTATTTGAAAATGACGTCTAAAGGCAAATGA
- a CDS encoding cupin domain-containing protein: protein MSTAVVRYRDETTAISCPYGHVERIVTGGEGGIANVHVVTVTKGESHMHSGYDEVYYVLSGTGSIILGEKTCPLRPGAAVVIPAGVPHALAADSDVPLSFVIFGSPAMSIDDARARPRACPDQGLPRV from the coding sequence ATGTCAACGGCTGTTGTTCGTTATCGGGATGAAACTACTGCGATATCGTGTCCCTACGGCCATGTGGAGCGAATCGTCACCGGCGGGGAAGGCGGCATCGCCAATGTTCACGTGGTCACCGTCACCAAGGGAGAAAGCCACATGCATAGTGGTTATGACGAGGTGTACTATGTGCTTTCCGGCACCGGTTCGATTATATTGGGAGAAAAGACTTGTCCCCTGCGACCCGGCGCGGCGGTTGTAATTCCGGCCGGTGTTCCGCACGCGCTTGCTGCGGACTCGGACGTACCTTTATCGTTTGTGATCTTCGGTTCTCCGGCTATGAGCATAGATGACGCGCGGGCCAGGCCCCGAGCTTGCCCGGACCAAGGGTTGCCTAGAGTTTAA
- a CDS encoding TonB-dependent receptor: protein MRKRRFKKWMTVGVFLSMGWLIRMPVLAAEGVQYELAPVVVTATRTEKNPNYIPYSAQALSSEQLKNEQMVRTVPEALKEIPGIMVQKTAHGQGSPFIRGFTGFRTLFLIDGIRLNNSVFRDGPNQYWNTVDPLSVKRLEILKGPQSVLFGSDAVGGTVQAISVEPDMKSGSGTNIHGRGYYRYASAENANVGRAELSGMIADKLGVIGGYSYKDFGNVHSGGDLGELPKTGYDEWNADAKVVYQVTPGSKVTMAYQKVVQDDAWRTHKTIYGKGWEGTTVGNEKVRSLDQDRELFYMKYSGKNPAGWLDGLDITASYQTQEEEQYRVRSDNRSDVEGVDVGTSGLCAQLDTGSPIGWLTYGLEYYHDEVDSFLRKYKADGSFSGAEIQGPVADDASYDYLGAYFQDDFQVTDRLGLIAGIRYNYMKADADKVKDPLTGDLMTLEDDWTTLVSSLHGLYWLDAGEQVNLFAGISQGYRAPNLSDLTRYDTARSNELETPAPDLDPEEFVSYEIGVKLRSTRFASQLSYFYTDIRDMIVRAPTGRIIDGDNEVTKKNAGDGYIHGVDLNCTWRIFRDWEAFGAFTWMDGEVDSYPTSDPIKVTEPVSRLMPPTFYGGLRWEPVPPCWLEGYVTIAGKQDDLSASDMEDTQRIPPGGTPGYTVYGVRGGWHLTKNLTASAGIENITDEDYRIHGSGLNEPGRNFIATLEATF from the coding sequence ATGCGCAAGAGGAGATTTAAGAAGTGGATGACGGTCGGCGTGTTTTTGTCGATGGGATGGTTGATTCGGATGCCTGTTTTGGCAGCGGAAGGAGTTCAATATGAGCTGGCGCCGGTGGTTGTCACGGCAACACGTACTGAAAAAAATCCAAATTATATTCCTTATTCGGCGCAGGCGCTGTCGAGCGAGCAGCTTAAAAATGAGCAGATGGTTCGTACCGTGCCCGAAGCGTTGAAGGAGATTCCCGGCATTATGGTGCAAAAGACCGCTCATGGGCAGGGATCTCCTTTTATCAGAGGCTTTACTGGGTTTCGAACCCTTTTTCTCATTGACGGAATTCGGCTTAATAACTCGGTGTTTCGCGACGGACCGAATCAATACTGGAATACGGTCGATCCCCTTTCGGTCAAACGGCTTGAAATCCTCAAGGGACCCCAATCCGTGCTGTTCGGCAGCGATGCGGTCGGTGGAACGGTTCAAGCCATCAGCGTTGAGCCGGATATGAAGAGCGGTTCAGGTACGAATATTCACGGCAGGGGTTATTACCGGTATGCAAGTGCGGAGAATGCCAATGTGGGCCGCGCGGAATTAAGCGGCATGATTGCTGATAAATTGGGGGTTATCGGTGGGTATTCTTATAAAGATTTCGGAAATGTGCATTCCGGAGGAGACTTAGGAGAGCTTCCCAAAACCGGATATGATGAATGGAATGCAGACGCAAAAGTCGTTTATCAGGTGACGCCCGGGAGCAAAGTAACGATGGCGTACCAGAAGGTTGTTCAGGATGATGCCTGGCGAACACACAAAACAATTTACGGCAAAGGCTGGGAAGGAACGACTGTCGGAAATGAAAAGGTCCGCTCCCTTGATCAGGATCGAGAGCTTTTTTATATGAAATACAGCGGAAAAAATCCGGCCGGTTGGCTGGACGGCCTGGATATCACGGCTTCTTATCAGACGCAGGAGGAGGAGCAATATCGGGTCAGATCCGATAACCGGTCGGATGTCGAAGGGGTGGATGTCGGTACCAGCGGGTTATGCGCTCAGTTGGATACGGGAAGCCCGATCGGCTGGCTTACCTACGGACTGGAATATTACCACGATGAAGTTGACTCCTTCCTGCGAAAATATAAAGCCGATGGATCATTCAGCGGCGCGGAAATTCAAGGTCCCGTGGCGGATGACGCCAGCTATGATTACCTGGGCGCCTATTTTCAGGATGATTTTCAGGTAACTGACCGGTTGGGGCTGATCGCCGGAATCCGATACAATTATATGAAGGCGGATGCGGACAAGGTCAAAGACCCGCTTACGGGCGATCTGATGACACTTGAAGACGACTGGACCACCCTTGTGTCCAGCCTTCACGGGCTTTACTGGTTGGACGCCGGCGAGCAGGTGAATCTGTTCGCGGGCATATCACAGGGGTACCGGGCGCCGAATCTTTCCGATCTAACGCGCTATGATACGGCGCGCAGCAATGAATTGGAGACGCCGGCGCCGGATTTGGATCCCGAAGAGTTTGTGTCTTATGAGATCGGTGTCAAATTAAGATCAACCCGTTTTGCTTCCCAGCTCTCTTATTTTTATACGGATATAAGGGATATGATTGTCCGGGCGCCCACCGGCCGAATCATCGACGGGGATAACGAAGTGACCAAAAAGAATGCAGGCGATGGGTATATTCACGGGGTGGATCTGAATTGCACCTGGCGGATTTTCCGAGATTGGGAGGCCTTCGGAGCGTTCACCTGGATGGACGGAGAAGTGGATAGCTATCCGACATCCGATCCGATAAAGGTGACTGAGCCGGTCAGCCGGCTGATGCCGCCGACATTTTACGGTGGGCTGCGGTGGGAACCGGTACCCCCTTGCTGGCTGGAAGGGTATGTTACCATCGCTGGAAAGCAGGATGATTTATCTGCATCGGATATGGAGGATACGCAGCGAATACCGCCGGGCGGAACTCCCGGATATACGGTATATGGCGTCAGAGGGGGATGGCATTTGACGAAAAACCTGACGGCTTCAGCCGGAATCGAAAATATCACCGATGAGGATTACAGAATTCACGGCTCCGGGCTGAATGAACCGGGAAGAAATTTTATTGCCACGCTGGAAGCGACGTTCTGA